CGACTTTACAACCGTAGTTGAAAAATCAGCTTGGGACGGAGCCTGTCCTCCCGTAAAAACCGGTTCGCACCATACGACAAAAATCTCCATAAGCCATTTATTCCATTCTATGTATTGCTCAAGATATTGTGTGCGTTTTTCATTATACACTACTATATATTGTGTTTCTAATGGGCCGCTAGCTGAATATACTTGAAAAAAGCATGATTGTCCTTTTTTTCTTGCGTTTTCTTTTCTTTCCTCTCTTTTTTGCAATATAGTCGTTAAATATTGGTCGACATTTTCCGCAAAAATCAGCAAATTCGGCGTTTTTTCTCGCGAAACTGCTGTCGCAATCAGGGAAAAAGGCTCGTTTGTATGGTGCTGAGTTTTCTGATATTTTATTATCATATAAAGTATACCATAAAATCGCACTTATGGGAACGTACGTTCCAATGCTGGGGGTGGTCAGATGATGATCCTGTATCAAAATCAATTTGTGCCCAAGGACAAAATGCACATTTCTTTCGAGGACCGCGGCTATTATTTTGGCGACGGGGTTTACGAGGTATTCCGCATATACCGGGGCAAGCTGTTCGAAAAGCAGGCGCACATGCGGCGGCTCGTGCGCAGCGCCGGAGAAATCCGCCTCCGGCTGCCGTATTCAACGGAGGAAATCGAAGAAAAGCTGGAAAGCCTGGTCATACAGGAGCAGATTGAAGAGGGAACCTTGTATATGCAAATCACCCGGGGGATCGCGCCGAGAGCCCACGTCTTTCCAAAGAATGCCGAGCCCGTGCTCATGGCGTACTGCAATGAAGTGAAGCGGCCGCTAGGATCGATCAAGGAAGGCATTACCGCTGTATCGGTTGAGGATATCCGCTGGCATCGCTGCGATATCAAATCGCTCAATCTGCTCGGCAACGTGCTTGCCAAGCAGGAGGCTGTCGAGCGGGGCGCGGGCGAAGCGATTCTGCACCGCTCCGGACGGGTGACGGAATGCAGCGCGTCCAACGTCATGATGGTCAAGGACGGCGTCATCTACACCCATCCCGCCGACAATTGCATCCTGCACGGGGTCACGCGCGCCGTGGTGCTGAAGCTGGCCCGGCAGGAAGGCCTTGAAATTCGCGAAGAAGCCCGTTCCTTGGAGGATTTCCTGCAGGCGGACGAGGCGTTCATCACCGGCACGACGGTGGAAATCACGCCGATCATCCGCATCGACGGACAAGCCGTCGGAACGGGCCGGCCTGGACCGCTGACCGTTCAGCTGCAGAGTGCTTTCGAAAAAGCGATCATCTCCTGAGATTCCACTCATCCCTGCTGTATTTCTCCGCGACCAGCGTTTCGGCCAATTCCTGCTCATAAGAGGTCAGTTCCGCCTGCTCGAGGCGGATGTCCAGCCCCTCCGCAAAGCCCTGCCGAAAGGCCGTCTCCACCTCGGGCAGGGTCGCCGGCGGCATCAGCAGGCTTCTGCGAAGCTCGTTGATTGCGACCGCCTTTTGCGAAAAGCTGGTTTTCAGCCGCTGCCGGATCCGCTCGTTGGGAAACTGCAAGAGCTCAAACAACCGATCCGTATCGAGCTCGATCAGAATCGAGCCGTGCTGCAGAATCGCTCCCTTTTGCCGGGTCTGCGCGCTTCCTGCCACCTTGCGGCCCTCCACGACCAATTCGTACCATGACGGTGAATCAAAACAAGCCGCCGAGCCGCCGGCGGCATATTTCATTTTTTCTTCCTCCGACGACAGATTGACCATCTGCGCATCCAACCCCAGCCGCCGAAATCCGTGAAGCAGGCCTGTGCTGAGCACGCGGTAAGCTTCGGTGATGCCGCTCGGCATCCCCGGATACTCCTCCGATACGACGATGCTGTAGGTCAGTTCCCGATCGTGCAGCACCGCCCGGCCTCCGGTCGGACGCCGGACGAAACCGGTTCCGTGCCGGCGGATCGCGTCAAAATCCAATTCGTCCTCCGCTTTTTGAAAATATCCGATCGACAGTGAGGCCGGTTCCCAGCCGTAAAACCGCAGCGTCGGCGGAACCCTGCCTTCGCTGTGGACGGTCAGAATCGCCTCGTCGACGGCCATATTGTACGCGGGAGAGCAAGCTCCCGAAAGAATGAAACGCCATGTGGTCATGTCCTCAATACCTCCTCGACGGTCGCGGATGGTTGCGCCGATCCCGCCAATCTCGCCGATCCCGCCAATATCTATCATAGCGAAT
The sequence above is a segment of the Ferviditalea candida genome. Coding sequences within it:
- the dat gene encoding D-amino-acid transaminase, whose translation is MILYQNQFVPKDKMHISFEDRGYYFGDGVYEVFRIYRGKLFEKQAHMRRLVRSAGEIRLRLPYSTEEIEEKLESLVIQEQIEEGTLYMQITRGIAPRAHVFPKNAEPVLMAYCNEVKRPLGSIKEGITAVSVEDIRWHRCDIKSLNLLGNVLAKQEAVERGAGEAILHRSGRVTECSASNVMMVKDGVIYTHPADNCILHGVTRAVVLKLARQEGLEIREEARSLEDFLQADEAFITGTTVEITPIIRIDGQAVGTGRPGPLTVQLQSAFEKAIIS
- a CDS encoding lipoate--protein ligase family protein: MTTWRFILSGACSPAYNMAVDEAILTVHSEGRVPPTLRFYGWEPASLSIGYFQKAEDELDFDAIRRHGTGFVRRPTGGRAVLHDRELTYSIVVSEEYPGMPSGITEAYRVLSTGLLHGFRRLGLDAQMVNLSSEEEKMKYAAGGSAACFDSPSWYELVVEGRKVAGSAQTRQKGAILQHGSILIELDTDRLFELLQFPNERIRQRLKTSFSQKAVAINELRRSLLMPPATLPEVETAFRQGFAEGLDIRLEQAELTSYEQELAETLVAEKYSRDEWNLRR